The window GGTCAGCCGTGCCGCCAAGTTACTGGATGATGCGTTGCACGCGTGGCGCACGCGCCCACTGGGCGAAATGTGCTATCTGTATCTCGACGCCCACTTTGAAAAAGTGCGCGACAACGGGCAAATCCGGGATGCGGCCGTGCTGATTGCCTCGGGTGTCAACCCGGCGGGCAAGCGCGAAATCCTTGGGCTTTCTGTCGCCTTGAGCGAACATGAACTGCATTGGCGCACCTTTCTGCAGAGTTTGGTCGCACGCGGCTTAGGTGGCGTGCAGTTGATTATCAGCGACGACCATGCAGGACTCAAAGCCGCACGCCAAACGGTGTTTGGTGGGATTCCATGGCAACGCTGTCAGTTTCACTTGCAGCAAAATGCCCAAGCCTATGTCCCGCATCAGGACATGCGCAGCCAAGTCGCCGCCGACATTCGGATCATTTTCAATGCCCCCGATCGCGTCGCGGCAGAAAGTTACTTGACCCGCACGGTGCAAAAATATCTCAAGTCGGCGCCGAAGCTTGCCGCGTGGTTGGAAACGGATCTGCCGGAAGGTTTCACGGTCTTTAACTTTCCCAAGTCCCATCAGCGGCGCCTGCGAACCGTCAACGGGCTGGAGCGCGTGCATCGCGAGATTGAGCGGCGCACACGCGTGGTGAGTATCTTTCCGAGTGAGCAATCCTGCTTGCGGCTCATCAGTGCCATCTTGATGGAACTCGACGAAGCGTGGCAGACCGGGAAAGTGTATCTCACGCTGGGCGAGGACGCGCCGTCGTAGTCGTCGTAGCGGTTGTGGAAAAGTGGGCAGTGCACTTCTGTCCACTTTTCCACAACCGAGCTGGGCTTTTAAGAACCTGCCCTGAGCGTAGCCGAAGGGTTCAAATCGCGCTTCGGATACACCCAGCGAATTTACAGAAACAAAGTTGCACAATCTCTGGGACTTGTGCATTATCGAGGGGATTGGTGTTATCGAGGTTGGTCTCTTTCTTGGCGGGTCGGCTGCGGCCATTTGGGGTGGCCAGGAAATCGCGGAAAATCATCAAGCTCTATCGGTGTCCTTGAATGATGCTGTAACCACATTGGGAGATACATTCCTCAAGCGGCAAAAAGACCAAGCGATGTTGCTTGGACTGCTCGCGACTGCTGGAGCAAATAAAGCGAGAGGAACTTTGCAGGATCAGGGAGGACAAACCGCGAGTCCAGGTGGACTTGATCCACGAAAAGGACTTGAATCTGTAGCTGACGAAGTTGCAAAGTATCGTAATTTTCGAGGTGGCGGTATTCACCCAGCCCAAACCGGCAAGGCTTTTTCCGATTGGTTCAAAGGAAATATTCTTAACAACCCCTCTGCCAAAGGAAGAGAAATCTTCGAAGGGGCACGCCGCGTGGATATTCTGGACGAATCCGACACCCTAATAGGCGGCAGACAGATTTACGAACTCAAAAACTATACAAACCAAACATCAATTGGCAGAAACTTTTGGAGCCAAGCAGACGCCTATATTGATTATGCCCAACAAAATGGGTACACCCTCAACTATGTTTTTGGGCGGAGAATATCTGATACGGTCGCACGAGGATTGGTGGAGAGAGGTATAGATGTATGGTATATTGATGATGTTGGTACCATGGTCAGATGGATTCTTCCCTAAAGATGTTAACAAGTCAGCTCAGCCCAAACGCAAATATTATTGCTGTACTGCGTACACATCAATTGCAGAAACCGGCAGCAACCACGCGCGCGATTCTTGCAAGGATCGCCCCTGATGAATATTTTGCCCCTCTCATCAACAAATACATTCTCTCGACGCGACATCATTCTCATCAAAAAGCGGACCCGTTCAAGTGGGCAGCTACTCCTGATATCTTGTACGATCAACTCGCACAGGAACCACGCGCAAGGATCATTTTGGAAGGAGATTACCCAAGCATTCGAATTTATCTTGACCTTAACTGTACTGGCGACATGATTAAAGAAAAGGTGAATGGCAAGTTACGCAATGCCCCGCGCCCAAGCGATACTTCAATGGTCACTGTCAGCGCATTCGGCACAAAGTTCGCGGATTCCCTATTTACTCAGGCATACCTCAACCTACTTGGCGACTTGTTTGAAATAGTCGAAGGTGATTACGGGAAAGCGGAGCATCCCGCAGTGCGACACGGCACTGCCTATGATCAGGCACACCAAGATCTCTTTGAACCCGCATTCATTAGCTGGGCGAATTTGTTTGGGCCCCGCCTCGTAGCGCGTATTGGAATAGAGCGCCTCCTGACCGTGCCTGCTTATCAGTTTCGTGAACTCTCAAACGGAGGCGTTTTGTTCACAATTTCTCCTTCGCCGCTGGTGCAACTCGAACCTAAAGCCCAACAGACTATCGCCCAAATCAAAGCACATCTGGGAACCCAAAGTCCAACTGAGAAGGCAACGCTCGATGAATTGGCTGAATTTGAGCGCAATCAAACCATAATAGGGCAAGAGATGAGACAGAGAATTGAACAGAGCGTCTTGCAAGTGCGTGAGCAAACTACATTGGAGATGCAGCGTCAGGCAGAAGGATGTGTAATGGGAGTGAAAAAGTTCTGGGGGAAAACTTTGGATTTCAGCATTTCAAGTTTAATGACGGTCGACCATCTAATTGAAAATGGTTTCCAGCCCAACGAACCAATAGATACCATAAATACAGGGATACACGCATTTGGCGCGTATGTTGGCGAAGTGGTGCGACGTAATCT is drawn from Nitrospira sp. and contains these coding sequences:
- a CDS encoding IS256 family transposase, whose product is MTYPSDSTLPREITELVNDNGFDILPQLLELIFNTAMQVEREQYLGAARYQRSPERRGHANGFKPKTVQTRVGEIQFAIPQVRDGNFYPSALEKGLRSERALHLALAEMYIQGVSTRKVTAILEQLCGSDVSSTQVSRAAKLLDDALHAWRTRPLGEMCYLYLDAHFEKVRDNGQIRDAAVLIASGVNPAGKREILGLSVALSEHELHWRTFLQSLVARGLGGVQLIISDDHAGLKAARQTVFGGIPWQRCQFHLQQNAQAYVPHQDMRSQVAADIRIIFNAPDRVAAESYLTRTVQKYLKSAPKLAAWLETDLPEGFTVFNFPKSHQRRLRTVNGLERVHREIERRTRVVSIFPSEQSCLRLISAILMELDEAWQTGKVYLTLGEDAPS